The segment AATTGTGGGACAGGTTGAGGTGCAGCAACCCTGTAAGATTGCTGAGAGATGGTGGGATCCTCCCTTGGAGCCCTTTAGAAGACAGCGAGACTCCTGTGACCATGCCATCGAAGCTGCAGGTAATTCCTTCCCATCTGCAGCAATCTGTGCTGTTGGCCCATGAGACACTGAGGCTTCCCTTGCCCTCCTGTGAGAGCCCATCTCGGAAGTCAATGAGGGAGCTCTTCTCTTGCTCCGTGCAAGAGCTGGCGAGAGAGGCACAGGAGAGGAGGACGAAGGCAAGACCAAAGAAAGGTACAGGTAATTTGGAGGTGCTACTGTTGCTTCTTGGCAAATTCACTGACTGCATGATTCTCTCATGAAActcacctgctgcagagatgctTGTTAATGAAAACAGAGCAGTCCAGTTGTTGTATATATAGATCTAAAGATCTCAACtgaaaagagaagaagaaaactgGGCACTTGTTGATGATGTAAATTGCATAACTctgcaaataaaaaaaatgcggAAAGTCAACCGCACAAACTTACAGTAGAATGTTAAGCACTGGAGAAGTTGCTGGGTAAGTACGGTTAGAGCCACTGAACATTTCCAAGCCTGTTATATATTGTATCGGAGATTACACCTTCGGTGTTCCAGTCCAAGTCTTTTCAATATAAGATAAACGTCAAAGAGATACACTTTAAGTTATATTTTTGGAAACACAGTAAGGTGAGTCCCACACAGACTTGTGAAGGAAATTCAGTAGCGAGTTCTTGCAGTTGCAGTGAAGAGGCCATAAGTCCATAACAGGGTATGTCAGCAGTGTGATGTACTCATGTAGCAGTTGGGGATGACTATGAATGTTTTCATGGACCTTGATTCCCACCTTGACTTAGTCAATGTTGTCTCCATCAACTTCCCATGTACTGTTGCTTTTGCTTGTGGACGATGCAGATTGCCTATGGTCTACACACTAACTCCTTGGCTGTTCTGTCTTAAGCTTCCTCGTTCCTCCTTCACTGCCTGTGGATCATCAGCATGAACCTTACTTGACCTTCATCGCTCACTGTTGGCCATCATATCCCATCCATTACCTGTACATCACAAACCAAAAGATACAAATAACACACATATCAACTCGATGCCTTTGATAGTTCACCATGGTCAAGCTCAATTGAACACAACCAAAAGCCTCATATCATCTTATCAATTACTCATCATAATACAGAGGACACACTATCTCACTAGTTGTTTTATGAAATGCAAAGTCATGTGCAGTTTGCCCCACCCCAATACAGAGGACGCAGCATCTCACTAGTTTTATGAAATGCAAAGTCAGTTTGCCTCACCCCCTCTGTtagtttgtctttttttttttctggagcCTCTTGCATATGAAGAAATACAGAAGATGTTTGTTTTGTTGAaaacttcacttttttttttcatcgGCACCAATGTGTAATACTGGGAAATATTTATCTCGGTGTTGAAGTCCCAACAGGCAACACCCTAGTGAAAAAAGAACATTATGCTGTTTTTCTAGCAGACTATGACTATATAGAGATTACCATTTACCAATATACCATTCCCCATCTTAATTGTCTTTTTCATCGTCCTGTATTCTTATTTATCTTTATCTTCTCATCATATGCTGACTAAATGACTAATCATCTTGTCCCTACTCCAATGGCATCCACCTTTCAACCAAAAGGCATCACCTCGAAAGAAATGTAAACTACTCTAACAATATTTCCAAGTGGAGTAGGCACCTAACAAGGAAGTACTACTGCAAACTGCAAGCTCTTGATCGGAAGCAATGGATGCTGCTCCGGCGACATTGGTGGCTGCAGTTGCCGTCGTCCTCGCGGTTGTAGCATCGGTCCCAGTACTGCTCCGTCTCCTCTCTGCCAGCGCCGGCGGCAAGAAGACGAATCCAAAAGCACCCCTGCCTCCCGGTTCATTCGGTCTGCCTTTCATCGGGCAGACGCTGAGCCTGCTCCGCGCCCTCCGCGCCAacaccgccgacgactggctccGGCGGTGCGTGGCCACGTACGGGCCCGTGTCGCGGCTGCGCCTCTTCGGCTGCCCGACGGCCTTCCTCGTCGGCACCTCCGCCAACAAGTTCATCTTCGCCAGCGCTGCGGTGACCGCCAAGGCTCCCGAGTCCTTCGCCCGGATGGTGGGCCGCCGGACGATCAGGGACGTGGTCGGCGACGAGCACCGCCGCGTCAGGGCCATGATGGTGCAGTTCCTCAGGGTGGACGCCGTCAAGAGGCACGTCGCCAGCATGGACGGCGAGGTCCGGCGCCACCTCGACGCCGAGTGGCGCGGCCGGGGCACCGTGGCCGTGATGCCGTCCATGAAGTCGCTCACCTTCGACGTCATGTGCACCGCCATCTTCGGCCTCGGGACGGGCGCTGTTCGCCGGGAGCTCTGGACGGAGTTCCAGGAGCTGGTGAGGGGCATCTGGGAGGTCCCGGTCGACCTGCCCTTCACCACCTACAGCCGGTGCCTCGCCGCGAGCCAGCGTGGGCGGCGTGCCGTCGCCGGGGTCATCCAGGAGAGGAGGACCAAGCTGGAGCGCGGGGAGAGCTCGCCGGCCAGCGACGTTGTCACCCTCATGCTCGCGGAGGGCCTGCCCGACGAGGAGATCATCGACAACG is part of the Sorghum bicolor cultivar BTx623 chromosome 10, Sorghum_bicolor_NCBIv3, whole genome shotgun sequence genome and harbors:
- the LOC8065117 gene encoding cytochrome P450 716B1, with translation MDAAPATLVAAVAVVLAVVASVPVLLRLLSASAGGKKTNPKAPLPPGSFGLPFIGQTLSLLRALRANTADDWLRRCVATYGPVSRLRLFGCPTAFLVGTSANKFIFASAAVTAKAPESFARMVGRRTIRDVVGDEHRRVRAMMVQFLRVDAVKRHVASMDGEVRRHLDAEWRGRGTVAVMPSMKSLTFDVMCTAIFGLGTGAVRRELWTEFQELVRGIWEVPVDLPFTTYSRCLAASQRGRRAVAGVIQERRTKLERGESSPASDVVTLMLAEGLPDEEIIDNVMFLMVAAHDTTAALLTFLIRQLDADKDAYDKVVQEQEEIARSKAAGEALTWEDLGRMRYTWAAALETLRMVPPVFTMMRKTVDDVEYGGYLIPKGWQVIHAANMTQWDPAIFPEPGRFDPARFENASAVPPFAFVPFGGGARVCPGNEFARVETLVAMHHIVTRFRWKLAAGCDRSFSRFPLPYPSQGLLIDIEPIQK